Proteins from one Chanodichthys erythropterus isolate Z2021 chromosome 15, ASM2448905v1, whole genome shotgun sequence genomic window:
- the sdc2 gene encoding syndecan-2: MRNVWMILTLGLTAFLSGERIAVSAAKSPSSTDDLYLEDAGSGGYPEDDDDFSSGSGSGAGEDIVETATVNTLFIVPKAEPTQDSTKDFTPKVETSTSRDAPQDTKKRNRIESPDPATEDSRRNPVTSTTSLPRAPLEVQSENLFQRTEVLAAVIAGGVIGFLFAIFLILLLVYRMRKKDEGSYDLGERKPSGAAYQKAPTKEFYA, encoded by the exons ATAGCAGTCTCTGCGGCCAAATCGCCCTCCTCGACCGATGACTTATACCTGGAGGACGCCGGGTCAGGAGGTTACCCTGAAGATGACGACGACTTCAGCTCCGGATCGGGATCGG GAGCTGGAGAGGATATTGTGGAAACTGCCACAGTAAACACACTGTTCATCGTGCCTAAAGCAGAGCCCACACAGGACTCCACCAAAGACTTCACGCCGAAAGTGGAGACATCGACATCACGCGATGCTCCTCAAGACACAAAGAAACGAAACAGGATAGAG TCTCCAGATCCAGCCACAGAAGACTCGCGTAGAAACCCCGTCACGAGCACCACCAGCCTCCCTCGAGCCCCCCTGGAGGTCCAGTCCGAAAATCTCTTCCAGAGGACAGAGGTTTTGGCAG CTGTCATTGCGGGTGGAGTCATCGGCTTCCTCTTTGCcatcttcctcatcctcctctTGGTGTACCGCATGAGAAAGAAGGACGAAGGCAGCTACGACCTCGGGGAGAGGAAGCCGTCCGGAGCGGCCTATCAGAAAGCTCCGACCAAGGAGTTTTACGCATAG